The sequence ATCACCGTCCTCATGCAGAACAGCGGGCTCCCGGAGGCGGGGGACGCGGTGCTCACGCTGCCGCCCGCGTACCTCACCGACCCGGAGACGTACGCCGCCGCGACCGTCATCCCGGCGGACGCGTCCGAGGGGGAGAAGGAGCGGATCGCCCGCAAGCGGCGCGACCTCGCCCTGGAGGGCTACCGGGTGCTGCGCGAGGCGGACGGGCCGGAGCCCCTCGCCGCCTTCCACCGGGCCGCCGCGGCCCTCGTACGGCCCCGGCTCGCCGAGTGGCGTGAGCGGTGGCGGCGGGGCGCCGAGGCGGCAGCGGCGGCGACGGGCGAGCAGCTCGAACGGCTGGAGCGGGGGGACGTGTCCCACCTCGCCGACGCGGCCGTACGGGCCGAGCAGCCGTCGGCGCACGGGAAGTTCGGGATGTGCGGGCGGCTCGACGTGTACCCGGGGGCGTAGGGCCCGGGAGGCGGGCCGCTGCCCGGCTCAGACCGCCGCGGGCCCGGTGACCGTCCAGCCCGGGGCCTGCGGGTGGGCCGTCAGGTCCTCGTGGCGGACCTCTTCGCCGCACTCGGCGCAGGTGACGACCGGCACCAGTTCGTGGCCGACGACGTGTCCGGTGATGTGTCCGCCGGTGTCTCCGCCGCCGAAGTGTTCCAGCACCATGGGGCGATCGCCGTCATTGAGATGGCGGTCGCCCCACGTCATGAGCGTGAGCAGTACGGGCTCCAGCTCCAGACCGGCCCGGGTGGGCCGGTACTCGAAGCGCGGCGGCTTCTCGCTGTAGGCGACCTTCTCCAGCAGGCCCGCGTCGACGAGCCGCTTAAGCCGCGTCGTCAGTACGTCGCGCGGGGCGCCGATGTTGCGGACCAGCTGGTCGAACCGGGTGGCGCCCAGGGACACCTCGCGCAGCACGAGCAGGGAGTACTTCTCGCCGACGAGGGCGAGCGTGCCGGCGATCGAACAGGGGCGGGCGTCTTTCATCGGACCAGTCTACGGGGTGGGTTGGTTCTTCCAACTTACTCGGTTACTGTGGAGTCACTTAGTGAGTTCGGAAATCAAACCCACCGACTCCGGAAGTGACTCCGGTAGTGATCCGAAACTGACTCCCAGGGGGCCAGACCATGCGTGACGCAGTCATCGTCGAAGCCGTACGCACCCCGATCGGCAAAGGGAAGCCGAACGGTTCGCTCGCCCACGTCCATCCCGTGGAACTCCTCGCCCACACCCTCCGTACGCTCGTCGAGCGGTCCGGTGTCGACCCCGCCCTCATCGACGACGTGATCGGCGGCACCGTCGACCAGGTCGGCGAGCAGGCCATGAACACCACCCGGTACGCCGTCCTGTCCGCGGGCTTCCCCGAGTCGGTGCCCGCGACGACGGTGGACCGCCAGTGCGGGTCCTCCCAGCAGGCCGTGCACTTCGCGGCGCAGGGCATCATCTCGGGGGCGTACGACCTGGTCGTGGCCTGCGGTGTGGAGTCCATGAGCCGGGTGCCGATGTGGTCGAACGTGCCGGAGGGCAAGGACCCCTTCGGGCCCGGAGTGGCCGAGCGGTATCCCGAGGGGCTGATCCCGCAGGGCATCAGCGCCGAGCTGATCGCGGCCAAGTGGTCGATCTCCCGCGAGCAGATGGACGCCTTCGCGGTGGAGTCGCACCGCAGGGCCGCGGCGGCGTGGGAGGACGGGCTGTTCGCCGACGAGGTCGTGCCTCTCGACGGGGTGACGCGCGACGAGTGCGTGCGGCCGGGGAGCAGCACGGAGGTGCTGGCCGGGCTCAAGTCCGCCTACTACGACCCGTCCTTCGGCGAGCGTTTCCCGCAGATCGACTGGAACGTCACCGCGGGAAACGCCAGCCCGGTCAACGACGGTGCCTCGGCCGTGCTCATCACGTCGAGCGAGACCGCGGCGCGGCTGGGGCTGCGTCCGCTGGCCAGGCTGCACAGCTTCGCCGTCACCGGATCCGATCCGCTGCTGATGCTCACCGGAGTCGTACCCGCCACCGAGAAGGTGCTGCGCGGGGCCTCGCTGACCCTCGACGACATCGACCTCTTCGAGGTCAACGAGGCGTTCTCCAGCGTTGTCCTCGCCTGGGGACAGGAGACGGGGGCGGACCTGTCCAAGGTCAACGTCCACGGTGGGGCGATCGCGATCGGGCATCCGCTCGGGGCGAGCGGGGCGCGGCTGACGACCACGCTCGTGCACGCGATGCGGGCTCGCGGGGCCCGGTACGCGCTGCAGACCATGTGTGAGGCGGGGGGTCTCGCCAACGCGATGGTGCTTGAAGGGCTGTAGGGGCGGGTTGCGGGGGTGTGCTGTCGGGTGCGGGCCGACTGTGGCTGGTCGCGCAGTTCCCCGCGTCGCTAAAGGCAGGAGCTGGGACGCAGCCCCACTTTCAGGGGCGCGGGGAACTGCGCGACCAGCCCCCACCGGGCCCGCGGACGACAGCGCACCCCCCCCCGGAGGGGCGGGCCCGCGTCAGCGGGACGGAAAGTGGTGGCGCTTGCGCCAGGCGACGATCGCGCCCGCCAGCGCGGGCAGGGCGATGAAGGCCATGGCGATCAGGAAGGCCGGCGAGGTCGGAGCCGAGGCACGGGCGCCCGCGACGGCGTACGCGGCGGTGTTGGGGATCGAACCCAGCGCCGTCGCGAGGAGGAAGGGGAACCAGCCCATGCGGGACACGGACGCGCAGTAGTTCGCGGCCCAGAACGGCACCCCGGGGAAGAGTCGCGCGGCCATCATCGAGCGGAAGCCGTGCCGGCTGAGCTGTCCGTCCGCGGCCTGCAGCCAGCGTCCGCGCAGCAGCGGCCGCAGCGCGTCCTGTCCGAGCATCCGGCCCAGCCCGAAGGCGATTCCGGCGCCGAGGACCGTACCGGTGATGGCGGCCCCGAGCCCCAGCTGCGAGCCGAAGAGGGCACCCGCTCCGAGGTTGAGGATCGGCCGGGGCACGAACGCGACCGTGCACAGCCCGTACGCCACCGCGAAGACCAGGGCCGCCGCGGCACCGGTCAGCTGGGGCGGCCAGCCGTCCGACAGCAGTCTCTGTGGCTCGAACAGCAGCACCGTTCCGGCGGCCGACAGCAGCAGCACGACCAGCAGCGAGAGCCGGGACCACGGCGAGAGCAGGGCTCTCGTGCAGCGTGCGGCCAGGCCTGTCGGCACGGCGGTGAACTCGACGGGGACGAGTTCTGTCGCGGGAAGCGGGGGAGAGACCGTGGCGGTGCCCCCAGAGCGGGTGGTGGCATCGAGCATCCGGTGACACTAACTGACCTATGTATGTGATCGCCGTATGGTTCGTCTCATGGGCGTCACAGCTTCCGGAACCCCGGACGGCCGTTCGGGGCCGCCGCACAGCGTTCTCGCGGACACCGTGCTGGAGCGGCTGACCGTCACCTACGCCGCCGCAGCCGATCCGGAGCGGGCCGTGACGGCGCGCGCGTACATGAAGGACATCGCCCCTTTCCTGGGCCTGACCACGCCTGATCGCCGCGCGCTGTCCCGCACGGTCCTGACGGGAACGCCCCGGCCGGACGAGGCCGACTGCACGGCGGTGGCGTTGCGCTGCTGGCGGCTGCCGGAGCGCGAGTACCAGTACTTCGCCGTCGACTATCTGCGCCGGCATGTGAGGCGTCTCTCGTCCGGATTCCTGCCCGTGGCCCGTCATCTCGTCTCCACGGCCGCTTGGTGGGACACCGTCGACCTGCTCGCCGCTCATGTGGTCGGCGGGCTCGTGACGGCCGACCCGAAGCTGCGGACCGACATGGACCGGTGGATCGAGGACGACGATCTGTGGGTCGTCCGTACCGCGCTCCTCCACCAGCTCCGCCACAAGGACGCCACCGACACCGAACGCCTTTTCGCCTACTGCGCCCGGCAGTCAGGACACCCCGACTTCTTCGTCCGCAAGGCCATCGGCTGGAGCCTGCGCGAATACGCCAGGACGGATCCGGACGCCGTACGGGAGTTCGTCGAGCGTGAGCGGGACCGCCTCTCGCCGCTCTCCGTGCGCGAGGCGCTCAAGAACATCGGCAGCCACACCAGCAGCATCAGCCCCTGACGTACCAAGCCCCTGACGTACCAGGGGAAACACCCGTAACCAGGCGGTCGGCGCGTGCGAAAAACCATTCGACGCGACCCGGCCCGTCAGCGATGATCGCCTCATGTTCCGGTACGCCTTCCCTCACGCAGCATCCGCGGTCGCGGATGCCACGAAGGCTGCCGTCCCGAACATCGTGGCCGCCGCAGTAGGCACCCGAAGCTGACCCTTCCCGGATCGTCCGGCGGACCCCGCAGGGGGAGGGTCGGCAGGACCTCGGGGTCCCCGTCCCGGCCGTTCGACGCCGGGACCGTCACTCAGCTCCGCTGACACCGAAGAGGCTTCGAGGTACAGCCATGCCCAAGACGGCTTACGTGCGCACCAAACCGCATCTGAACATCGGCACCATGGGTCATGTCGACCACGGCAAGACCACCCTGACCGCCGCCATCACCAAGGTCCTCGCCGAGCGCGGCTCCGGCACCTTCGTCCCGTTCGACCGGATCGACCGGGCGCCGGAGGAGGCCGCGCGCGGCATCACCATCAACATCGCGCACGTCGAGTACGAGACCGACACCCGGCACTACGCGCACGTGGACATGCCGGGCCACGCCGACTACGTCAAGAACATGGTCACGGGCGCCGCCCAGCTCGACGGGGCGATCCTCGTGGTCTCCGCGCTCGACGGGATCATGCCGCAGACCGCCGAACACGTGCTGCTCGCCCGGCAGGTGGGCGTCGACCACATCGTCGTCGCTCTCAACAAGGCGGACGCCGGTGACGAGGAGCTCACCGACCTCGTGGAGCTGGAGGTCCGCGAGCTGCTGACCTCGCACGGCTACGGGGGCGACTCCGTACCGGTCGTACGGGTCTCCGGACTCAGGGCGCTGGAGGGCGACCCCCGGTGGACCGAGGCGATCGGCGCGCTGCTCGACGCCGTGGACACCTATGTGCCCATGCCCGAGCGGTACGTGGACGCGCCGTTCCTGTTGCCGGTGGAGAACGTGCTCACCATCACCGGCCGCGGCACGGTCGTCACGGGCGCGGTCGAGCGCGGCACGATCAGGGTGGGCGACCGCGTCGAAGTGCTCGGCGCCGCCGTGGACACGGTGGTGACCGGTCTGGAGACGTTCGGCAAGCCCATGGACGAGGCGCAGGCCGGCGACAGCGTGGCGCTGCTGCTGCGCGGTGTCCCACGGGACGCCGTGCGCCGCGGACACATCGTCGCGGCGCCCGGCAGCGTCGTCCCCAGCAGCCGCTTCTCCGCGCAGGTCTACGTCCTGTCGGCGCGCGAGGGCGGGCGGACGACCCCGGTGGCCACCGGCTACCGGCCGCAGTTCTACATCCGCACCGCGGACGTCGTCGGTGACGTCGACCTCGGTGAGGGCGCGCTCGCGCGGCCCGGCGACACCGTCACCATGACGGTCGAGCTGGGGCGCGACGTACCGCTGGAGCCGGGGCTGGGCTTCGCGATCCGTGAGGGTGGCCGCACGGTCGGCGCCGGCACGGTGACCG is a genomic window of Streptomyces sp. NBC_00414 containing:
- a CDS encoding thiolase family protein; the encoded protein is MRDAVIVEAVRTPIGKGKPNGSLAHVHPVELLAHTLRTLVERSGVDPALIDDVIGGTVDQVGEQAMNTTRYAVLSAGFPESVPATTVDRQCGSSQQAVHFAAQGIISGAYDLVVACGVESMSRVPMWSNVPEGKDPFGPGVAERYPEGLIPQGISAELIAAKWSISREQMDAFAVESHRRAAAAWEDGLFADEVVPLDGVTRDECVRPGSSTEVLAGLKSAYYDPSFGERFPQIDWNVTAGNASPVNDGASAVLITSSETAARLGLRPLARLHSFAVTGSDPLLMLTGVVPATEKVLRGASLTLDDIDLFEVNEAFSSVVLAWGQETGADLSKVNVHGGAIAIGHPLGASGARLTTTLVHAMRARGARYALQTMCEAGGLANAMVLEGL
- the tuf gene encoding elongation factor Tu produces the protein MPKTAYVRTKPHLNIGTMGHVDHGKTTLTAAITKVLAERGSGTFVPFDRIDRAPEEAARGITINIAHVEYETDTRHYAHVDMPGHADYVKNMVTGAAQLDGAILVVSALDGIMPQTAEHVLLARQVGVDHIVVALNKADAGDEELTDLVELEVRELLTSHGYGGDSVPVVRVSGLRALEGDPRWTEAIGALLDAVDTYVPMPERYVDAPFLLPVENVLTITGRGTVVTGAVERGTIRVGDRVEVLGAAVDTVVTGLETFGKPMDEAQAGDSVALLLRGVPRDAVRRGHIVAAPGSVVPSSRFSAQVYVLSAREGGRTTPVATGYRPQFYIRTADVVGDVDLGEGALARPGDTVTMTVELGRDVPLEPGLGFAIREGGRTVGAGTVTAVG
- a CDS encoding DNA alkylation repair protein yields the protein MGVTASGTPDGRSGPPHSVLADTVLERLTVTYAAAADPERAVTARAYMKDIAPFLGLTTPDRRALSRTVLTGTPRPDEADCTAVALRCWRLPEREYQYFAVDYLRRHVRRLSSGFLPVARHLVSTAAWWDTVDLLAAHVVGGLVTADPKLRTDMDRWIEDDDLWVVRTALLHQLRHKDATDTERLFAYCARQSGHPDFFVRKAIGWSLREYARTDPDAVREFVERERDRLSPLSVREALKNIGSHTSSISP
- a CDS encoding TVP38/TMEM64 family protein codes for the protein MLDATTRSGGTATVSPPLPATELVPVEFTAVPTGLAARCTRALLSPWSRLSLLVVLLLSAAGTVLLFEPQRLLSDGWPPQLTGAAAALVFAVAYGLCTVAFVPRPILNLGAGALFGSQLGLGAAITGTVLGAGIAFGLGRMLGQDALRPLLRGRWLQAADGQLSRHGFRSMMAARLFPGVPFWAANYCASVSRMGWFPFLLATALGSIPNTAAYAVAGARASAPTSPAFLIAMAFIALPALAGAIVAWRKRHHFPSR
- a CDS encoding winged helix-turn-helix transcriptional regulator, which translates into the protein MKDARPCSIAGTLALVGEKYSLLVLREVSLGATRFDQLVRNIGAPRDVLTTRLKRLVDAGLLEKVAYSEKPPRFEYRPTRAGLELEPVLLTLMTWGDRHLNDGDRPMVLEHFGGGDTGGHITGHVVGHELVPVVTCAECGEEVRHEDLTAHPQAPGWTVTGPAAV
- a CDS encoding cupin domain-containing protein, translated to MSAAEGSAGPQAGSAGTPGGFGGLPGGVAVSHLSVYDWPADDGVCGGTPHLHLTCSEAYVVTGGRGAVQTLTASGYEVTPLAPGTVAWFTPGTIHRLVNEDDLRITVLMQNSGLPEAGDAVLTLPPAYLTDPETYAAATVIPADASEGEKERIARKRRDLALEGYRVLREADGPEPLAAFHRAAAALVRPRLAEWRERWRRGAEAAAAATGEQLERLERGDVSHLADAAVRAEQPSAHGKFGMCGRLDVYPGA